From the genome of Gracilinanus agilis isolate LMUSP501 chromosome 2, AgileGrace, whole genome shotgun sequence, one region includes:
- the ARHGAP11A gene encoding rho GTPase-activating protein 11A → MRTQKLVRLTVLQHLRNHYGIRIKSSRRGEVEDLQESANEAKGKLFGVPISKLPHSFVPGYGNIPSFLVDACTSLEKYAHIEGLFRKSGSCIRLKALKSKLDCDERCLDDALSCDISGLLKQFFRELPQPILPVNLQEALIKAQHLETEKSTATILISCLMPDNIISILRYFFNFLRNISLRADENMMDSGNLAVILAPNLFQSSDSQEKMSANTEKKLRLQVAVIKTLIDCAADIGCLPAFILEKLPVMLGLDGACSSQAVEGYEESEYESSIAQKRKRRQTIGNFVTGALNKLKSNRTPSSTPQQEKTALQSVTPVFVTPNTKRKLPMDSSSHGYSSKKMKSILDSFNIEFLPSSLFHGVSTPASVQFLDSPGTSSQNSVSPIAVSGNLSNTSVQRRSKRIASKKVCRVESGKAGCFSPKISRKEKLRRSLRLKFSLKKSSRDVNRYSGVTRHEHVGRRLASQQDFKNRIQSVKTGLLFSPDVDERLTKKGSKHISKSEENLLTPEQTDGMNYQMSWTKPNTSFQEISTNGTSLLVGTFEKENNPSGPVFTVEMSPEFPCETTDINVNDQHENSLTGNSIKGDENSLTTETLMKVQKAFSESGSNLNTLISDKPTSGYDSRKENLNEIPNVEFSPEENIFEAKDYDEVTMISKEKHDENHTNKENSIVSERNFLVGQIQNQVKDTTMESHTIQKTIKSDENLHLNTSLDYLNEQEFPRNDQTNKQELPGVKEILTIQETKTNIKENEPSCSNSEEVVTKSLGQVTCHISKLQKPRNIRSIKQQSLVQTCDKTLSGDFQMSEHGKVSDHIHWFNKLSLNDDSRTESKVKSPLKFQRTPVRQSVRRINSLIEVYRQPEKYRSVSAKEMPSPLVKSVSCDGALSSHIENTSSTSSAALCYSDHKQEQKSMPPDQSSTEPTSKSSSELSSKSYSVVKRLSDSWNTSLRPSRVCKQKVILGSQIKSVLDDLTNHESLKSVVNTSTTFSVGTQEKNIVRKPSGRERVWYKGSPKNPIAKVQLLPTTKPLEL, encoded by the exons AGCAAATTGGATTGTGATGAAAGGTGTCTAGATGATGCACTTTCGTGTGATATCTCAGGACTTCTTAAGCAATTTTTTAGGGAGTTGCCACAACCCATCCTTCCAGTTAATTTGCAAGAAGCTCTTATCAAAGCTCAACATTTGGAAACAGAGAAGAGTACTGCTACAATATTGATCTCTTGTCTTATGCCTGACAATATAATTTCCATATTACGATACTTCTTCAACTTTCTCAGGAATATTTCTCTTAG agctgatGAGAATATGATGGATAGCGGTAATCTTGCAGTAATACTTGCTCCAAACCTCTTTCAGTCAAGTGATAGTCAGGAAAAAATGTCAGCCAACACAGAAAAAAAGCTTCGACTTCAAGTTGCAGTAATAAAGACCTTAATTGATTGTGCAGCTGATATAG GATGTCTGCCAGCGTTTATCTTAGAAAAACTTCCAGTCATGTTGGGTCTGGATGGTGCCTGTTCCTCCCAGGCTGTAGAGGGCTATGAAGAAAGTGAATATGAGTCTTCTATTgcacagaagagaaaaagaagacagactATAGGCA ATTTTGTTACTGGAGCACTGAATAAGCTTAAATCTAACAGAACGCCCTCCTCTACACCTCAGCAAGAGAAAACTG cTTTGCAATCAGTGACACCAGTGTTTGTTACACCTAATACAAAACGAAAACTACCAATGGATTCTTCTTCACATGGCTATTCAAGCAAAAAAATGAAGTCTATTCTAGACAGTTTCAACATTGAGTTCTTACCAAGTAGTCTCTTCCATGGTGTTTCAACACCAGCATCAG TTCAATTTTTAGATAGTCCTGGAACATCTTCTCAGAATTCAGTCTCCCCCATAGCTGTCAGTGGAAATCTGTCCAATACAAGTGTTCAGAGGCGAAGTAAAAGGATTGCAAGCAAAAAAGTATGCAG ggTGGAATCAGGGAAAGCAGGTTGCTTCTCCCCTAAGATAAGTCGTAAAGAAAAGCTCCGAAGATCTCTTCGTCTTAAGTTTAGTCTGAAGAAAAGTAGCAGAGATGTA aacAGATATTCCGGAGTGACAAGACATGAACATGTTGGACGACGACTTGCAAGTcaacaagattttaaaaatagaattcagtCTGTAAAAACTGGACTCCTTTTCAGCCCAGATGTTGATGAAAGGTTAACAAAGAAAG GGTCAAAACATATCAGCAAATCTGAGGAAAACTTGCTAACTCCAGAACAAACAGATGGTATGAATTACCAAATGTCTTGGACTAAACCTAATACAAGTTTTCAAGAAATTAGTACAAATGGGACATCACTTCTTGTGGGAAcctttgaaaaggaaaacaatcctTCTGGACCTGTTTTTACGGTTGAAATGTCACCTGAATTTCCCTGTGAAACTACAGATATTAATGTAAATGATCAGCATGAAAACAGCTTAACTGGGAACTCAATAAAAGGAGATGAAAATAGTTTAACCACAGAAACTTTAATGAAAGTTCAGAAAGCATTTTCTGAATCTGGAAGTAATCTTAATACTTTGATAAGTGACAAACCTACATCAGGGTATGATTCAAGGAaagaaaacttaaatgaaataCCCAATGTAGAATTTAGCCCagaggaaaatatatttgaagcTAAAGACTATGATGAAGTGACAATGATATCGAAGGAAAAGCATGATGAAAATCATACCAATAAAGAGAATTCCATTGTTTCAGAAAGAAACTTCTTAGTTGGTCAAATTCAAAATCAGGTAAAAGATACAACTATGGAATCTCATACAATTCAGAAAACAATTAAGTCAGATGAAAATCTTCATTTAAATACTTCCTTGGACTATTTAAATGAGCAAGAATTTCCCAGGAATgaccaaacaaataaacaagaacTCCCTGGAGTAAAAGAAATCCTTACAATACAAGAGACTAAAactaatattaaagaaaatgaaccaaGTTGTTCTAATTCTGAGGAAGTTGTGACTAAATCTTTAGGGCAGGTTACATGTCATATATCAAAGTTACAAAAGCCTAGGAACATAAGAAGTATTAAGCAGCAGTCATTGGTCCAAACTTGTGATAAAACTCTTTCAGGGGATTTTCAAATGTCAGAACATGGAAAGGTTTCAGACCACATACATTGGTTTAACAAACTTTCATTAAATGATGATTCAAGGACTGAAAGCAAAGTTAAGTCACCTCTAAAGTTTCAGCGTACTCCTGTTCGTCAGTCTGTCAGAAGGATAAATTCCTTAATAGAGGTGTATAGACAACCGGAAAAGTACAGATCAGTCAGTGCTAAAGAGATGCCTTCCCCATTGGTTAAATCTGTAAGCTGTGATGGTGCTCTTTCCTCTCATATAGAAAATACATCAAGTACTTCCTCTGCTGCTCTTTGTTATTCAGATCATAAGCAAGAGCAAAAGTCTATGCCACCTGACCAGTCAAGCACAGAGCCAACTTCTAAATCAAGCTCAGAGTTATCTTCTAAATCTTACTCAGTGGTGAAGAGACTCTCAGACTCATGGAATACTTCTCTGAGACCTTCAAGAGTTTGCAAACAGAAGGTGATACTTGGTAGCCAAATAAAGTCAGTCTTGGATGACCTAACTAATCATGAATCATTAAAATCTGTTGTAAATACAAGTACCACTTTTTCTGTTGGTACACAAGAAAAGAATATTGTCAGAAAGCCATCAGGAAGAGAAAGGGTTTGGTATAAAGGTTCTCCAAAGAATCCCATAGCAAAGGTTCAGCTACTGCCAACAACTAAGCCTCTGGAATTGtag